The following proteins are encoded in a genomic region of Acidimicrobiales bacterium:
- a CDS encoding L,D-transpeptidase family protein, with protein sequence MSPAAAEGSEPGQPRRWGALSRPRVRQAAGAATLTAVLVLGGALVLSVVGSPSRAGSAALPRHHRPPAALRLVEISPPTHATGVSYSAPIELTFSTPLARHVPDPVITPTISGRWSHPSPKVLRFTPKENFLPFTVVHLFIRGGVNGLRASDGARLPATVETGFTVAGGSILRLQQLLAELHYLPVAFAPAGPGATAARVATALGKEPTNPRAVALSPVAGSLTWRFPNVPAPLRANFAPGAWDVATEGAVMAFQSEHHLDINGEPTGALWQSVLSVVAAHRPTARPYDYLLVTESQPETLYVWREGKVIYQTPVNTGVSGAPTALGTFPVYSRFTVTTMSGTNPDGSHYVDPGIPWVSYFNGGDAVHGFVRPGYGYPQSDGCVELPIGNAAQVYPLDPYGTLVTVTTGYFSTELGAAQPRVLPPPPPAPTNASAPTTTSTSTTTTTTTTPPRHQKPRRHPVATTTTATSTTTTTAASPSGAS encoded by the coding sequence GTGAGCCCTGCCGCGGCCGAAGGGTCAGAGCCCGGCCAACCGCGGCGGTGGGGGGCGCTCAGCCGCCCGCGCGTGCGCCAGGCAGCGGGCGCCGCCACCCTGACGGCCGTGCTCGTGCTCGGTGGCGCGCTCGTGCTGAGCGTGGTGGGAAGCCCCTCGCGGGCCGGCTCCGCAGCGCTCCCCCGCCATCACCGCCCCCCCGCGGCGTTGCGGCTGGTCGAGATCTCGCCGCCCACGCACGCCACCGGCGTCTCCTACTCGGCGCCGATCGAGCTCACCTTCTCGACACCGCTCGCTCGTCACGTGCCCGACCCAGTGATCACCCCGACCATCTCGGGGCGCTGGTCGCACCCCTCCCCGAAGGTGCTCAGGTTCACACCGAAGGAGAACTTCCTTCCCTTCACCGTGGTGCACCTCTTCATCCGCGGCGGCGTGAACGGGCTCCGGGCGAGCGACGGCGCGCGCCTGCCGGCGACGGTCGAGACCGGGTTCACCGTCGCCGGTGGCTCCATCCTCCGCCTCCAGCAGCTCCTCGCCGAGCTGCACTACCTGCCGGTCGCCTTCGCACCGGCGGGCCCCGGCGCGACCGCCGCGAGGGTGGCCACGGCGCTCGGGAAGGAGCCGACCAATCCGCGCGCCGTCGCCCTGTCCCCCGTGGCCGGCTCCTTGACCTGGCGATTCCCCAACGTTCCGGCACCGTTGCGCGCCAACTTCGCGCCGGGGGCGTGGGACGTCGCCACCGAGGGCGCGGTGATGGCCTTCCAGTCCGAGCACCACCTCGACATCAACGGCGAACCGACGGGCGCCCTCTGGCAGTCCGTACTCTCGGTCGTCGCCGCCCACCGACCCACCGCGCGGCCCTACGACTACCTGCTCGTCACCGAGAGCCAGCCCGAGACGCTCTACGTCTGGCGGGAGGGCAAGGTCATCTACCAGACGCCGGTGAACACCGGCGTGAGCGGCGCGCCGACCGCGCTCGGAACCTTCCCCGTCTACTCCCGTTTCACCGTGACGACGATGAGCGGCACCAACCCCGACGGCAGCCACTACGTCGACCCGGGGATCCCGTGGGTCTCGTACTTCAACGGCGGCGACGCGGTGCACGGCTTCGTCCGCCCCGGCTACGGCTACCCGCAGAGCGACGGTTGCGTGGAACTCCCGATCGGCAACGCCGCGCAGGTCTACCCGCTCGATCCCTACGGGACGCTCGTCACCGTGACCACGGGCTACTTCTCGACCGAACTCGGTGCGGCCCAGCCGAGGGTCCTCCCGCCGCCGCCGCCCGCGCCGACCAATGCGTCGGCGCCGACGACGACCTCGACGAGCACCACCACCACCACGACCACGACGCCACCCCGCCACCAAAAGCCGAGGCGGCACCCGGTGGCGACGACCACGACCGCCACCAGCACCACCACGACCACCGCGGCCTCACCGAGCGGCGCGTCCTAG
- a CDS encoding SDR family oxidoreductase yields MSERTTDTTERNLADQVAVITGGGRGLGRAIALAWAERGARVLCSARSRAELEDTAAAITSRGGEAEILPADVASEQDMQRLMAHAVERFGRLDVVLLNAGVNGGRLPIEQLPMEDWRQCLDINLTGVFLGIKAAVPHLRAAGGGKIIGMGSGSSLHSPAEHAGYSASKAGLTALLRSAARELRPDHIAVNELHPGPTATAMHGVTTSDPTESDIVDHPRRRQEGGEWFKAPQVVAELACFLAGLPNDGVTGQLFSLNSLR; encoded by the coding sequence ATGAGCGAGCGGACGACGGACACGACAGAGCGGAACCTCGCCGACCAGGTGGCGGTGATCACCGGAGGCGGCCGGGGCCTCGGGCGTGCCATCGCGCTCGCCTGGGCGGAGCGCGGGGCGCGCGTGCTGTGCAGCGCCCGCAGCCGCGCCGAGCTCGAGGACACCGCCGCGGCGATCACCTCGCGAGGCGGGGAGGCGGAGATCCTGCCCGCCGACGTCGCTTCCGAACAGGACATGCAGCGGCTGATGGCGCACGCTGTCGAGCGCTTCGGCCGCCTCGACGTCGTGCTCTTGAACGCCGGGGTCAACGGTGGCCGGCTGCCGATCGAGCAGCTCCCCATGGAGGACTGGCGGCAGTGCCTCGACATCAACCTCACCGGCGTCTTCCTCGGGATCAAGGCCGCGGTGCCGCATCTGCGCGCCGCGGGCGGGGGAAAGATCATCGGCATGGGCTCGGGCTCCTCGCTCCACTCCCCCGCCGAGCACGCCGGCTACTCCGCCTCGAAGGCCGGGCTGACGGCGCTCCTCCGCTCGGCGGCGCGTGAGCTGCGGCCCGATCACATCGCCGTCAACGAGCTGCACCCCGGCCCGACGGCGACAGCGATGCACGGGGTGACGACAAGCGACCCGACCGAGTCCGACATCGTCGACCACCCCCGCCGCCGACAGGAGGGCGGAGAGTGGTTCAAGGCGCCGCAGGTGGTCGCCGAGCTCGCCTGCTTCCTCGCGGGCCTCCCGAACGACGGCGTCACGGGCCAGCTCTTCAGCCTGAACTCGTTGCGGTAG
- a CDS encoding NAD(P)-dependent oxidoreductase, whose amino-acid sequence MDRPRVLFAGPEFPAARGHLAVVVPGIQMADLDRSGAGVAKGAEVLVPLMAPVDAALLDTVSGLRVVQQWGAGLEGVDIAAATERGIAVGNVTSLESGSADSVAEWCVMAALALSRRLGQLDPAMRAGSTWGAPIGRALTGKSAAIIGLGGIGRALAARLSAFSMELAAVTAHPQRSRSMLPGLREVYGPAALAGVLRTSDFVFLCLPLTPETRGIIGAPELQLLREEACLVNAGRGALVDEEALVAALASGRRLTVALDVYWREPLEPDHALLGHPQVLATPHIAGITDDAYEAIALRFADLFHRLEGRLPLGHCVNWAEVAPRFYAERTA is encoded by the coding sequence GTGGACAGACCGCGCGTGCTCTTCGCCGGTCCGGAGTTTCCGGCGGCGAGGGGCCATCTGGCAGTGGTCGTCCCCGGAATTCAAATGGCCGATCTCGACCGCTCGGGCGCCGGGGTCGCGAAGGGTGCCGAGGTGCTCGTCCCACTCATGGCGCCGGTCGACGCCGCGCTCCTCGACACGGTCTCGGGGCTGCGCGTCGTCCAGCAGTGGGGAGCGGGGCTCGAAGGCGTGGATATCGCCGCCGCGACCGAGAGGGGAATCGCCGTCGGCAACGTGACGAGCCTCGAGTCCGGTAGTGCGGACTCGGTCGCCGAGTGGTGCGTGATGGCCGCGCTGGCGCTCTCACGGCGCCTCGGCCAGCTCGATCCGGCGATGCGCGCGGGGAGCACGTGGGGAGCGCCCATCGGCCGCGCTCTCACCGGCAAGAGCGCGGCGATCATCGGGCTCGGCGGCATCGGTCGCGCCCTTGCCGCCCGCCTCTCGGCCTTCTCGATGGAGCTCGCGGCGGTGACGGCGCACCCGCAGCGGTCACGATCGATGCTCCCCGGGCTGCGGGAGGTGTACGGCCCGGCCGCTCTCGCAGGGGTGCTGCGCACGAGCGACTTCGTCTTCCTCTGTCTCCCGCTCACCCCCGAGACACGGGGGATCATCGGTGCACCGGAGCTGCAGCTCCTTCGGGAGGAAGCCTGTCTCGTGAACGCCGGGCGTGGCGCACTCGTCGACGAGGAGGCGCTCGTCGCGGCCCTCGCCTCGGGACGCCGGCTCACGGTCGCGCTCGACGTCTACTGGCGGGAGCCGCTCGAGCCTGACCACGCGCTGCTCGGGCATCCCCAGGTGCTCGCCACCCCGCACATCGCGGGGATCACCGACGACGCCTACGAGGCGATCGCCCTGCGCTTCGCCGACCTGTTCCACCGGCTGGAAGGGAGGCTCCCCCTGGGGCACTGTGTGAACTGGGCCGAGGTGGCCCCCCGCTTCTACGCGGAGCGCACCGCCTGA
- a CDS encoding Rieske 2Fe-2S domain-containing protein translates to MTTTEAATEVPPDERPAFSVFPGTPVGEALRRHWLPVLPLDILNRQHARRVRLLGEDLVCYRDRLGRYGLIGDRCPHRGVSLEWGVAADVGLRCPYHGWCFDNTGHCVDIPLEGLITRDYVQIRAHPLTEHGGMLWAFLGEGEPPVFPELGALGDPKILRHLRFSVVEANWLEVLEARFAGAGALPATASPYAFLDAPATSVEVMVTPLDDVSTLLVAGDRLGALPSGLVVTTPASDLSAGGVDAPPDAAVSPAAERPGPLARSWLSATLGIAADTAAAAAAPTAGSVDFLPEADAAEAAGPLRDFAAVLAALPAAVSGQPDPRIAEALCARLGGEGAAPRWWALDLLVRTHLPLWLEAAGAEDAAAALRDSSPIDGEGPAAEALGSIAEAEKAASAAFDNAFSDTQREPWKLAWPYVWNAESSARWARGRDRTVAAAWRGAWSTASAALQAGGTVALAAAFGSSGAGGVLAAHALGACELTARALAWPSSWTARWAETVAEVREAPPETPEGPPPSEVLAAVTASLVAATGVALAG, encoded by the coding sequence ATGACGACCACGGAGGCCGCCACCGAGGTCCCCCCCGACGAGCGGCCGGCGTTCTCGGTCTTTCCCGGGACCCCGGTCGGTGAGGCGCTGCGCCGCCACTGGCTGCCGGTCCTCCCCCTCGACATCCTCAACCGCCAGCACGCCCGGCGCGTCCGCCTCCTCGGCGAGGACCTCGTCTGCTACCGGGACCGCCTCGGCCGCTACGGGCTGATCGGGGACCGCTGCCCCCACCGCGGGGTGAGCCTCGAGTGGGGTGTCGCCGCCGATGTCGGCCTGCGCTGCCCCTACCACGGCTGGTGCTTCGACAACACCGGCCACTGCGTCGACATCCCCCTCGAGGGGCTGATCACCCGCGACTACGTGCAGATCCGCGCCCACCCGCTCACCGAGCACGGCGGGATGCTGTGGGCCTTCCTCGGCGAGGGGGAGCCGCCCGTCTTCCCGGAGCTGGGCGCTCTCGGCGACCCGAAGATCCTCCGCCATCTCCGCTTCTCGGTCGTGGAGGCGAACTGGCTCGAGGTCCTCGAGGCGCGATTCGCCGGCGCAGGCGCGCTCCCCGCGACCGCCTCCCCCTACGCCTTCCTCGACGCGCCGGCGACCTCGGTCGAGGTGATGGTGACGCCCCTCGACGACGTGAGCACGCTGCTCGTCGCGGGTGACCGCCTCGGGGCGCTCCCGAGCGGCCTCGTGGTGACGACCCCCGCCTCTGACCTCTCGGCCGGCGGCGTGGACGCGCCACCTGACGCCGCGGTGTCGCCCGCCGCCGAGCGCCCCGGCCCGCTCGCGCGGTCCTGGCTGTCGGCGACGCTCGGCATCGCCGCCGACACCGCCGCGGCCGCGGCCGCGCCGACAGCGGGCAGCGTGGACTTCCTCCCCGAGGCTGACGCCGCAGAAGCGGCCGGCCCGCTCCGCGACTTCGCCGCGGTCCTCGCCGCGCTGCCGGCCGCCGTTTCGGGACAGCCCGATCCTCGGATCGCCGAGGCACTCTGCGCACGCCTCGGCGGGGAGGGGGCGGCGCCGCGGTGGTGGGCGCTCGACCTCCTCGTCCGCACCCACCTGCCCCTCTGGTTGGAGGCGGCCGGCGCCGAGGACGCGGCAGCGGCGCTGCGCGACTCGTCGCCGATCGACGGGGAGGGTCCAGCCGCCGAGGCGTTGGGCTCGATCGCCGAAGCCGAGAAGGCCGCCAGCGCGGCCTTCGACAACGCCTTCTCCGACACCCAGAGGGAGCCCTGGAAGCTCGCCTGGCCCTACGTCTGGAACGCCGAGAGCTCGGCGCGCTGGGCACGCGGGCGCGACCGGACGGTCGCCGCCGCGTGGCGGGGCGCCTGGAGCACGGCCTCCGCGGCGCTGCAGGCCGGTGGGACGGTCGCGCTGGCCGCCGCCTTCGGCTCCTCCGGCGCCGGCGGCGTCCTCGCCGCGCACGCCCTCGGAGCCTGCGAGCTGACGGCGCGCGCCCTCGCCTGGCCCTCCTCGTGGACGGCGCGCTGGGCCGAGACGGTTGCCGAGGTGCGCGAGGCGCCGCCCGAGACGCCCGAGGGGCCGCCGCCTTCCGAGGTGCTGGCGGCGGTGACCGCCTCGCTGGTCGCGGCGACCGGCGTCGCGCTCGCCGGCTGA
- a CDS encoding amidohydrolase family protein, whose product MADSLDSAVVIDADAHVIETDRTWDYLEKSEAKFRPRIVTADDDPNTRYWLIDGKLAGLRTAATSDADVEKRTQSLSGHRDVAAPAAARKMEDISLRLEHMTELGIDIQVLHNSVWIEQLTDRPDIEIALARSWNRWLADIWKEGGGRLRWTCVVPVLSVPDALDEIRFAREHGAVGVCMRPFDGDLMLLDPTFHPIYALAEQLDLSIAIHIANGSPRLVDALRTRFSLLDGFGTFRVPTMLACYGLLRSGLSKDFPKLRWGFIEASAQWVPWVMSELARRNGKRFTGEDNPFRDANVYVTTQTSDDIRYILDIVGEDSLVIGTDYGHTDTSSEVNAIAVFRRGDLDERSKQKILSDNPAALYGISARELATAGS is encoded by the coding sequence GTGGCCGATTCCTTGGATTCCGCCGTCGTGATCGACGCGGACGCGCACGTAATCGAGACCGATCGGACGTGGGACTACCTCGAGAAGAGCGAGGCGAAATTCCGCCCCCGCATCGTCACCGCAGACGACGACCCGAACACCCGCTACTGGCTGATCGACGGCAAGCTCGCCGGCCTGCGCACCGCGGCGACGAGCGACGCCGACGTCGAGAAGCGCACGCAGAGCCTCTCCGGCCATCGCGACGTCGCCGCCCCGGCGGCCGCCCGCAAGATGGAGGACATCTCGCTCCGCCTCGAGCACATGACCGAGCTCGGGATCGACATCCAGGTCCTCCACAACTCGGTCTGGATCGAGCAGCTGACCGACCGCCCGGACATCGAGATCGCCCTCGCCCGCAGCTGGAACCGCTGGCTCGCCGACATCTGGAAGGAGGGCGGCGGCCGGCTGCGCTGGACCTGCGTGGTCCCGGTGCTCTCGGTCCCTGACGCACTCGACGAGATCCGCTTCGCGCGCGAGCACGGGGCCGTCGGGGTCTGCATGCGCCCCTTCGACGGCGACCTGATGCTGCTCGACCCCACCTTCCACCCGATCTACGCACTCGCCGAGCAGCTCGACCTCTCGATCGCGATCCACATCGCGAACGGCAGCCCCCGCCTCGTCGACGCGCTGCGGACCCGCTTCAGCCTCCTCGACGGCTTCGGCACCTTCCGGGTACCGACGATGCTCGCCTGCTACGGCCTGCTCCGGAGCGGCCTCTCCAAGGACTTCCCGAAGCTCCGCTGGGGCTTCATCGAGGCCTCGGCGCAGTGGGTGCCGTGGGTGATGAGCGAGCTCGCCCGCCGCAACGGCAAGCGCTTCACCGGGGAGGACAACCCCTTCCGCGACGCGAACGTCTACGTCACCACCCAGACCTCGGACGACATCCGCTACATCCTCGACATCGTCGGGGAGGACAGCCTCGTGATCGGCACCGACTACGGCCACACCGACACCTCGAGCGAGGTCAACGCGATCGCCGTCTTCCGCCGTGGCGACCTCGACGAGCGCTCCAAGCAGAAGATCCTCTCGGACAACCCCGCGGCGCTCTACGGGATCAGCGCCCGCGAGCTCGCCACCGCAGGCTCCTGA
- a CDS encoding Ku protein — translation MARSIWSGFLSFGLVSVPVGLFSATRDQGVHFNQFEKGTADRIRYKKVNERTGEEVAAADIVRGMDLGGGEYVIVTNEELKNIAPGRSETIEISDFVALDEIDPLYFQSSYYLAPRGKGADRAYGLLRQAMLESKRVGLATLVMRDKQYLVAVRPAEDVLVLETMYFAEQVRDPAEELDSLPEAVKFDGRELDVAKQLIESLSVAYDPERYHDEYHERIEALIEEKRQGRSLVYEPERPVSNVVNLMDALQASIAKVRGTAVEASVEEVAEAAPAKRARKAVPKAAEEVEAGAPHEQQHFEGMTKADLLTRAAELEVEGRSKMSKDELVVALRERTAGGNRSRKVS, via the coding sequence ATGGCGCGGTCGATCTGGAGCGGCTTTTTGAGCTTCGGGCTGGTGAGTGTGCCCGTGGGGCTGTTCAGCGCGACGCGCGACCAGGGCGTCCACTTCAATCAGTTCGAGAAGGGCACGGCCGACCGCATCCGCTACAAGAAAGTGAACGAGCGGACCGGCGAGGAGGTCGCCGCGGCCGACATCGTGCGCGGCATGGACCTCGGCGGCGGCGAGTACGTGATCGTCACCAACGAGGAGCTGAAGAACATCGCCCCCGGCCGGTCGGAGACGATCGAGATCAGTGACTTCGTGGCCCTCGACGAGATCGACCCCCTCTACTTCCAGAGCTCCTACTACCTCGCGCCCCGAGGCAAGGGCGCGGACCGGGCCTACGGTCTCCTGCGCCAGGCGATGCTCGAGTCCAAGCGGGTCGGACTCGCGACCCTCGTGATGCGCGACAAGCAGTACCTCGTCGCCGTGCGCCCCGCCGAGGACGTCCTCGTCCTCGAGACGATGTACTTCGCCGAGCAGGTCCGCGACCCCGCCGAGGAGCTCGACAGCCTCCCCGAGGCCGTGAAGTTCGACGGCCGCGAGCTCGACGTCGCGAAGCAGCTCATCGAGTCGCTGTCGGTCGCCTACGACCCCGAGCGCTACCACGACGAGTACCACGAGCGGATCGAGGCCTTGATCGAGGAGAAGCGCCAGGGACGCTCGCTCGTCTACGAGCCCGAGCGCCCCGTGAGCAACGTGGTCAACCTGATGGACGCGCTGCAGGCGAGCATCGCGAAGGTGCGCGGCACCGCGGTGGAGGCGTCCGTCGAGGAGGTCGCCGAGGCGGCCCCCGCGAAGCGTGCGCGCAAGGCCGTGCCGAAGGCCGCCGAGGAGGTCGAGGCCGGGGCACCCCACGAGCAGCAGCACTTCGAGGGGATGACCAAGGCCGACCTGCTCACGCGCGCCGCCGAGCTCGAAGTCGAGGGGCGCTCTAAGATGTCCAAGGACGAGCTCGTCGTCGCGCTCCGCGAGCGCACCGCCGGAGGCAACCGCAGCCGCAAGGTCTCCTGA
- a CDS encoding DUF4232 domain-containing protein, with translation MDRGRLPAGALPAALAALALGNLGALLAGHRGRERQARPPRREPDGRGAGDGSALWSAIGWSAVHLLFLALIVAGTFVTHPFFGTQGADLTQQLNPAIDGQVAPFPPAHLVPKGVPPCTSGAVAATLAAVSPAAARITIRLSNSSEASCRLGAVATVVAVGGAAPVAAAPTPPRPTNSIGPVLAPGDGATALLTARCADARGGGRGFKALSIRWAGGSARATLPPASFLTAGGSGCVLSVSALVWSSGG, from the coding sequence GTGGACCGCGGCCGCCTGCCGGCCGGTGCGCTGCCCGCCGCGCTCGCCGCGCTGGCGCTCGGGAACCTGGGCGCGCTCCTCGCCGGCCACCGAGGGCGGGAGCGTCAGGCCCGCCCGCCTCGTCGGGAACCCGACGGTCGCGGCGCCGGCGACGGGAGCGCTCTCTGGTCGGCCATCGGGTGGAGCGCCGTTCACCTGCTGTTCCTCGCGCTCATCGTCGCCGGTACCTTCGTCACCCACCCCTTCTTCGGAACTCAGGGAGCGGACTTGACCCAACAGCTCAACCCCGCAATCGACGGCCAGGTGGCACCCTTCCCGCCCGCGCACCTGGTGCCGAAGGGCGTGCCGCCCTGCACGAGCGGAGCGGTCGCCGCCACTCTCGCCGCGGTCTCGCCCGCGGCCGCGAGGATCACGATCCGGCTCAGCAACTCCTCGGAAGCCTCCTGTCGTCTCGGTGCCGTCGCGACCGTGGTGGCGGTCGGTGGTGCGGCGCCGGTCGCCGCCGCCCCGACGCCTCCGCGGCCGACGAACTCGATCGGGCCCGTGCTCGCTCCCGGCGACGGGGCCACGGCGCTGCTGACGGCGCGCTGCGCGGACGCTCGTGGCGGCGGTCGCGGCTTCAAGGCGCTCTCGATCCGCTGGGCGGGAGGCTCGGCGCGCGCGACGCTCCCGCCCGCGAGCTTCCTCACGGCCGGCGGGAGCGGTTGCGTGCTCTCGGTCTCCGCCTTGGTGTGGAGCTCCGGAGGATGA
- a CDS encoding SDR family NAD(P)-dependent oxidoreductase: MTAAVGPYDDPLGSAPGGSRLQGKVALLVGAGQTPGLSIGNGRAAAVLYAREGARLFCVDRDLDSASETAAAITAEGGEATAFRADVTREDEVAALVAGCVEHFGRIDILHNNVGAGLALGDAPVADVDSDAFDRVMAVNLRSMVITCKHALPVLRAQRSGVILNISSFAAYSNYPYIAYKTSKAGVIALTQNLAISNAEYNIRANVVVPGLINTPMAVDNRIGVIGDSREEVIAKRDAQVPLNQKMGTAWDVAHAALYLCSDEASFITGVSLVVDGGQSLRIG, encoded by the coding sequence ATGACCGCCGCTGTCGGCCCCTACGACGACCCGCTCGGCAGTGCGCCGGGGGGCTCGCGCCTGCAGGGCAAGGTGGCGCTCCTCGTGGGCGCTGGGCAGACGCCGGGGCTGTCCATCGGGAACGGCCGGGCCGCGGCGGTGTTGTACGCGCGCGAGGGCGCGCGCCTGTTCTGCGTCGACCGCGACCTCGACTCTGCGAGCGAGACCGCGGCGGCGATCACCGCCGAGGGGGGCGAGGCGACGGCCTTTCGCGCCGATGTGACGAGAGAGGACGAGGTCGCCGCGCTCGTCGCCGGCTGCGTCGAGCACTTCGGGCGGATCGACATCCTCCACAACAACGTCGGTGCCGGCCTCGCGCTCGGCGACGCGCCGGTCGCCGATGTCGACAGCGACGCCTTCGACAGGGTGATGGCGGTCAACCTCCGCTCGATGGTGATCACCTGCAAGCACGCGCTGCCGGTGCTGCGGGCGCAGCGCTCAGGGGTGATCCTCAACATCTCGTCCTTCGCCGCCTACAGCAACTACCCCTACATCGCCTACAAGACCTCCAAGGCGGGGGTGATCGCCCTCACCCAGAACCTCGCGATCAGCAACGCCGAGTACAACATCCGCGCCAACGTCGTCGTGCCGGGGCTGATCAACACGCCGATGGCCGTCGACAACCGCATCGGTGTGATCGGGGACTCCCGCGAGGAGGTGATCGCGAAGCGCGACGCGCAGGTGCCCCTCAACCAGAAGATGGGCACCGCCTGGGACGTCGCGCACGCCGCGCTCTACCTCTGCTCGGACGAGGCCAGCTTCATCACCGGCGTCTCGCTGGTGGTGGACGGCGGACAGAGCCTGCGGATCGGCTGA
- a CDS encoding PEP-utilizing enzyme: MPAGALVGVPVSAGTIEGRARVILDIEQADLKPGDILVTAFTDPSWSPLFVTIEGLVTEVGGLMTHGAVIAREYGLPAVVGVEHATLIPDGQMIRVHGTEGFVELLP, translated from the coding sequence GTGCCGGCGGGCGCGCTGGTTGGCGTGCCGGTGTCCGCCGGGACGATCGAGGGGCGGGCCCGAGTGATCCTCGATATCGAGCAAGCCGACTTGAAGCCGGGCGACATCCTGGTCACGGCGTTCACCGACCCGAGCTGGTCGCCGCTGTTCGTCACCATCGAGGGCCTGGTGACCGAGGTAGGCGGACTGATGACGCACGGCGCCGTGATCGCCCGCGAGTACGGCCTCCCGGCCGTCGTGGGCGTGGAGCACGCCACGTTGATCCCGGACGGGCAGATGATCCGCGTTCACGGCACCGAGGGCTTCGTCGAGCTGTTGCCGTGA
- a CDS encoding cation transporter, with translation MPQTAILAADRAILLRHGRRLEYATLAWNVVGLVVLAIGAIAARSVALAGFDLDSLIEIGASTVVLWELADVAEERQRRAMRLIGSSFAALVIYLAIQSTLVLVAGFHPRHSPLGIVWTAGTAAAMFTLAAGKARTGAALGNTVLQTEGRVTMVDGILATAVLVGLVLNAAAGWWWADPAAGYVLVYYGAREAWAAFKH, from the coding sequence GTGCCACAAACAGCGATACTCGCAGCGGATCGTGCGATTCTGCTGCGCCATGGCCGTCGCCTTGAGTACGCCACCCTCGCCTGGAACGTCGTCGGGCTCGTTGTGTTGGCCATCGGCGCGATTGCGGCACGCTCGGTCGCGCTGGCGGGCTTCGATCTCGACAGTCTGATCGAGATCGGCGCGTCGACGGTGGTGCTGTGGGAACTGGCCGACGTTGCCGAAGAACGGCAGCGCCGGGCGATGCGGCTGATCGGCTCGTCGTTCGCCGCGCTCGTCATCTATCTCGCGATCCAGAGCACGCTCGTGCTCGTCGCTGGTTTCCACCCGCGCCACAGCCCCCTCGGGATCGTCTGGACAGCGGGCACCGCGGCGGCGATGTTCACTCTCGCCGCGGGCAAGGCGCGCACCGGTGCCGCACTCGGCAATACGGTGCTACAAACCGAAGGCCGCGTCACCATGGTGGATGGCATTCTCGCTACGGCCGTGCTCGTCGGACTCGTGTTGAACGCCGCCGCGGGTTGGTGGTGGGCTGACCCAGCTGCCGGTTACGTCCTCGTCTACTACGGCGCGCGCGAGGCTTGGGCAGCGTTCAAGCACTGA
- a CDS encoding cation diffusion facilitator family transporter, with protein MHKLGESNSWNPFPPTEATEDAEHRVAANRAIGISAIGLAITGAVELTVAVLSGSVGLLGDALHNLSDVSTSLVVFIGFRFSRRAATPDHTYGFDRAEDLAGVGVSFAIWASAVFAGIVSVHKLTEHGRTSHFAIGMIAAGVGIVGNQVVARYKGKVGKRIHSMTLMADAKHSWLDAISSAGALGGLAATAAGVHWADGLAGLFITAFIVHVGWEVTSEVVGHLMDGVDPELVLHAETAALDVAGIEHVHVRARWSGRALLFDIEGFIPATSTLDYAEALGRRVERAVVAAVPETRAVLWSPHVLSAEQ; from the coding sequence ATGCACAAATTGGGCGAGTCGAACAGCTGGAACCCGTTCCCTCCAACCGAAGCGACCGAGGACGCCGAGCACCGGGTCGCCGCAAATCGTGCAATCGGCATTTCGGCAATCGGCTTGGCGATCACGGGCGCGGTCGAGCTGACCGTTGCGGTGTTGAGCGGTTCGGTCGGCCTGCTTGGTGATGCGCTGCACAACCTCTCCGATGTCTCCACCTCGCTCGTGGTGTTCATCGGCTTCCGCTTCTCGCGACGCGCGGCAACACCGGATCACACCTATGGCTTCGACCGCGCCGAGGACCTCGCCGGGGTCGGGGTGTCGTTTGCGATCTGGGCAAGTGCCGTCTTCGCCGGGATCGTGAGCGTTCACAAGCTCACCGAGCACGGCCGAACCTCCCACTTCGCGATCGGCATGATCGCCGCAGGCGTTGGCATCGTCGGCAATCAGGTCGTCGCTCGCTACAAAGGCAAAGTCGGCAAGCGAATCCATTCCATGACACTCATGGCGGACGCCAAGCATTCCTGGCTCGACGCAATCTCGTCGGCTGGCGCGCTGGGCGGTCTCGCAGCGACCGCGGCCGGAGTCCACTGGGCTGACGGCCTCGCCGGTCTATTCATCACCGCCTTTATCGTGCACGTCGGATGGGAAGTCACATCCGAGGTGGTCGGGCACCTCATGGACGGTGTCGATCCGGAATTGGTGTTGCACGCGGAGACAGCGGCCCTCGATGTCGCTGGTATCGAACACGTCCACGTTCGCGCTCGCTGGTCGGGCCGCGCGCTGCTCTTTGACATCGAGGGCTTCATCCCGGCCACCTCGACACTCGACTACGCCGAAGCTCTCGGTCGACGGGTCGAACGTGCCGTCGTCGCGGCGGTGCCCGAAACCCGTGCGGTGCTGTGGTCACCGCACGTCTTGTCAGCTGAGCAGTAG